From Curtobacterium sp. MCBA15_012:
GACACGACGCGGAGGTCGCGGTCCAGGGTGAGCAGGCCGCCGTCGTAGGTCAGGACGACACGGTCGCCGTCGGCGGACCGGTCCTGGCGGTCGGTGTCGGAGCCGGCGTCGGTGGAGCCGGCCGAGCAGCCGGTCAGGACGAGGGCGGCGGCGCCGAGCAGTGCTGCGGGCGCGAGTGCGGTGCGGAACGTGGTCATGCCTCTCACTGTACTGATTCTCATTCTCATTTGAAAACGGACAGGCCGGCGACGATCGACGCGGTGTTGGCCCGCATCATGCCGAGGTACGTCGCGGCCGCACCGTCGGCGGTCAGGGACTCGGTGGCGAGGGAGCGGATCTCGACGTGGACGTCGACCTCGTCCGCGAGGACCTCGGCCAGGCGTGCGGGCTGCGAGAGGTCGGCGAAGATCGTCGGTACCCCGGCCTGCTCGATCGCGTCGGCGAGGTCGCGGAGGTCCGCCGCGCTCGGCGAGGCCAGGGTGGTGCCGCTCGGGATCACCGCGCCGACCACCCGGAAGCCGTACCGGTCGGCCAGGTAGCCGAACACGTGGTGGTTCGTCACGAGTGCCCGGCGCTCCTGCGGGATCGTCGCGAAGGCCTCGGTCATCTCGTCGTCGAGGGCGGCGAGCTCGTCGAGGTACGCGTCCGTGCCGGTCGGCTCGATGCCCACCTCGCGCAGGTCGGTGTCGAGCGCGCGCACGACGTCGGCCATCCGGGTCGGGTCCGTCCAGATGTGCGGGTCCGGACCGCTCGCGTCCTCGGTCGTCCACTCCAGGGCCTCGACCGCGTCCCCGGCCGTGGTGACCGGGACCCCGTCCTGCTCTGCGGCCTCGACGTGGCGGGACACGCCCTCCTCGAGCCCCAGGCCGTTCTCGACCACGAGGTCGGCGGAGCGGAGCCGCGCGGCCTCCTGCGCCGAGACCTCGAAGGAGTGCGGATCGGCGCCGGCGGGCATGAGCACCATCACCTCGGCCGCGTCGCCGACGACCTCGGTCACGACGTCGCCGAGGACGTTCGTCGTCACCGCGACGAGCGGGCGGTCGGAGCCGGGGGAGCTGCACCCCGCCGTGCCGCCCACGAGCCCGAGGGTGACCGCGACCGCGACCGCGACGAGCGCGCGGGACCGGCGCGTCACAGCCCGACCTCGGCGAGGGCGGTCGGGGCGACGGGCAGGTCGATCGTGCGGGTGACCCGGGCGCCGTCGGCGAAGTCGACCTCGTGCACCCGTGCCCCGGACGCGTCGGCCACGTAGGCGCGCTGGCCGTCGAGTTGCAGCACCGGGCCGGCGGCGGGGTCGACGAGCGGCGCCGTCGTGGCCACCGCACCGGTCGACGCGCTCACGACGACCACGCGTCCGGCGTCGTCCACCGCGACCACGTGCCCGTCCTCGTCGTCCACCGCGGACACGGCACGCAGCGGCCGCTCGGTCGGCACGAGCTGCCAGGTGCCCTCACGGCTGTCGAGCAGCCAGAAGCCGGTCGTCCCGGCGAGGCCGGCGACCGTGGGGCGGCCGGCGCGGGCGGCGAAGGTGGTCGGGCGCTCGGCGCCCGCGGGCAGCGCCACGGTCTTCGTGGACCCGTCCTCGCCAACGACCACCGCGCCGTCCGCGCAGCCGACGACCGCACCGGCCCGGGTGACGATGCCGCCGGCCGGGTCCGCGCAGGCCTGGGGGGTGCCGGTCGGTGCGCCCTCGGCGTCGAGCAGCTGCACGCCCTCGGGGGTCCCGGCGACGAGTCCGTCGGCGGTCGGGAGCAGGACCGTGGCCGCGACGCGGGCGGTCTCGACGACGTCACCCTGGCCGAGCGCTGCGCGGTCGAGTGCGACGGCCTCGCCCCGCTCCGGCCACGTGATCGTGGTGGTCGTCTCGGAGGAGTGCACCTCGACCGGGCCGCCGCCCGCGAGGGTCCCGACGACCCGGGGCTCGGCGGCGTAGTAGTGCGTGTGGTCCCCGTGGTCGACCGTCCACGCGCCGCCGTCCAGGACCGTGGTGCGCTCGTCGGTGGTCGTGACGAGGAACCGTCCGTCGGTCGCCGAGTGCGTCGGGGCGTCGACGCGGTCGAGTCCGGTCGCCTCGCCGCTGAGCAGGTCGTGCACGGCGGACGCGCCGTCCGGCCCGACGGCGAGCAGGCGGACCTGCGGCTCCTGGGCCTCGCTCGCACCCGCGACGTAGCCGTGCGGCTTCGCGGTGCTGCTGCTCGTGGAGCCGGAGCCGGAGCCGGAGCCGGAGCCGGAGCCGGAGCCGGGTCCGGTGCCGGAGCCGGCGTCGGTGGTCGAGCACGCGGCGAGTCCGAGCGCGAGGCCGATCGTGGCCGCGGTGGTGGTCAGGGCGCGGGCTGCGGGCCGGCGGGTCCGTGGGGTGGTGGTCGGATGGCGCATGGTGCCTCTCGTGGTCGTCTCTCGTGGTGGTGGTCGGGTGGGTGTGGTCGTGTCAGACGGGGACCGGCTCGGTGCTGCGTCGTCGTGGTGTGCGGCGCACCAGGGCTGCGGCGCCCTGCGACACGGCGACCCCGGCGACCGCGACGCCCGCGATGCTCGCGCCGGCCGCGGTGCCGAGGTGCCAGGACACGAGCAGGCCGACGGCCACCGCGGCCGTGCCGACGAGGGCGGCGAGGAGCATCGTCGAGCCGACGTGCCGGGTCCACGCCCGTGCCGCCGCGGCCGGGGCGAGGAGCAGCCCGACGACGAGCAGCGTCCCCACCGCCCGGTACGACGCGACGACCGCGAGCGTGACGAGGGCGATGAGCACGACCTCCGCCAGCCGTGGGCGGAGACCGAGCGTCGCCGCCTTGCGGGAGTCGAAGGCCGTGGCGGTGAAGGGCCGGTGGAAGACCGCGGCGACGAC
This genomic window contains:
- a CDS encoding metal ABC transporter substrate-binding protein, coding for MTRRSRALVAVAVAVTLGLVGGTAGCSSPGSDRPLVAVTTNVLGDVVTEVVGDAAEVMVLMPAGADPHSFEVSAQEAARLRSADLVVENGLGLEEGVSRHVEAAEQDGVPVTTAGDAVEALEWTTEDASGPDPHIWTDPTRMADVVRALDTDLREVGIEPTGTDAYLDELAALDDEMTEAFATIPQERRALVTNHHVFGYLADRYGFRVVGAVIPSGTTLASPSAADLRDLADAIEQAGVPTIFADLSQPARLAEVLADEVDVHVEIRSLATESLTADGAAATYLGMMRANTASIVAGLSVFK
- a CDS encoding YncE family protein, coding for MRHPTTTPRTRRPAARALTTTAATIGLALGLAACSTTDAGSGTGPGSGSGSGSGSGSGSTSSSTAKPHGYVAGASEAQEPQVRLLAVGPDGASAVHDLLSGEATGLDRVDAPTHSATDGRFLVTTTDERTTVLDGGAWTVDHGDHTHYYAAEPRVVGTLAGGGPVEVHSSETTTTITWPERGEAVALDRAALGQGDVVETARVAATVLLPTADGLVAGTPEGVQLLDAEGAPTGTPQACADPAGGIVTRAGAVVGCADGAVVVGEDGSTKTVALPAGAERPTTFAARAGRPTVAGLAGTTGFWLLDSREGTWQLVPTERPLRAVSAVDDEDGHVVAVDDAGRVVVVSASTGAVATTAPLVDPAAGPVLQLDGQRAYVADASGARVHEVDFADGARVTRTIDLPVAPTALAEVGL